In the genome of Paracoccus tegillarcae, one region contains:
- the rpsU gene encoding 30S ribosomal protein S21, translating to MQVNVRDNNVEQALRALKKKLQREGVFREMKLRQHFEKPSVKKAREKAEAVRRARKLARKKAQREGAL from the coding sequence ATGCAGGTCAACGTTCGCGACAACAACGTCGAACAGGCGCTTCGTGCTCTGAAGAAAAAACTTCAGCGCGAGGGTGTTTTCCGTGAAATGAAGCTTCGGCAACATTTCGAGAAACCGTCGGTCAAGAAAGCCCGTGAAAAGGCAGAGGCCGTACGTCGTGCCCGCAAGCTGGCCCGTAAAAAGGCACAGCGCGAAGGCGCGCTGTAA